In the genome of Harpia harpyja isolate bHarHar1 chromosome 8, bHarHar1 primary haplotype, whole genome shotgun sequence, the window CAGTCTCACAGCTGCTGACCACACAGTGGGAACTTAGCACCTCTCAAGCAGTTCGTTACCGAGACCTGTTCGCATGCAGAAGAGTTCCAGCTACTGAAGCTGAGAGGCCCCAGGGCATGTTGTGGCCACCCTCAAGTGCAGGACTGTTGGGGAACATGCTTACGTCTAGCCTGACTTTGAAGGGACTTTTCAGAAAGTAACAGTTTGTCTTGCACCTCTCTGAAGTTTTGTCCTGAGGGCAGTATTTCTTCTCTGAGGTAAAGTGCCCTGCCTTACAGATGGTAACATCAGTATTAACTTATTCTGTGCTTTTAGATGTGTAGTAGCCCAAGCTCTTCTTGTCGGGGCTTTAGATTTTACACATGAACAGGACTGTGTTAAACAAGCATCTGAGTAACAAGAACAAAGCACAGCCTAAGAGACATGCTAGTTTCACAATTACTCTTGATCCTATGCTGCTCTATTCAGTGCCTGCAATTCTACAGCATGGAAGTTGGTGCACATATGAACATGAAAGGCTACCACAGTTACACTTACTTcacaaaagcaaaggcaaaattaTGGTTTTATAATAAGCTACTAAGCATCAGCCAACTCTTTATGTGCAACTACTATGCTTACAAATTATGGGAAACcaggggagaaaaggagagataattatgtttttattatgaCTTGCATTACCCTAGATTAATAAATCTGCACTGCAAGGAAAATGTAAACATAGGCTCATGACATCAAGTTTCAGTGGAGCTCTTGCTACAGAACCACAAACACCTTATTTGTGCCTCCATCTCATCAGGAAATCCAAGAACCAAATTTAAGAACTAGGTCGCAAGATTAGCAAAGGTTAAGACCTCACTGTATGCCACTGAATCAAAGAGTACATACCCTAATTTCTAGCTGTGACAGTCACTGCCACTCTTACCTACTCTACCTAGCCTAAAGGGTAGCTGGCACATAAGTGTATCTATACTGCAAAAAATGCGCACTGTAGAGTTTTAAGGTTTGCTTTGGTAACTAAATCTTGCTTGGACCCCCACCGCTCCAGACTTTTAAATGGAAGTTCATGAACAGAAATTTAACATGCTATCTACAGAGTTCAAGTGTAACAGTTCACGTTTCATGCTTTTAATTCTATGGGTAACTATGCATCTACCCCAAGGCAATGGCTCTGCATTATTCAACAACACGAGCAGCTCTCCTAAATAAGCACTATGTAGTTTTTAAGATGCCGATATATCAAAATTAGAGAACAGTAGGAGATCCTTTCGTTAACAGAAGAAATAAGGATGGTGTTAATAGGATAAAGTAAAAAAGCAAATTGTTAATTGTCCAATTTCTATGGTGCTCTAGTGCCTCTTGGCAGAGGAAGTAGACAAATTATGGTGATTTTAGAATGTAACCTTCCCTTCTGTAGCTTAAGGGCAAAACTACTAACCATTCCTCaattaataattttataatgAACTAAAAAAACTCAACCTCTTTTTGCAGAAGACCTTTTAAGGCTACTAAATACACAGATAAAAAGCCTTGAAATTCTGTTGCTTCTCCAGATTTATCTTCTTATCTTACAGCAGCCTAGAAAGAGTTCTAGTTACACCAGTGATTTCCAATAGTTTAAAGCTTCAGTTTGCCTCTTCAGGAAGCAGAAGACAccattttctgaaaagctgaCTTCTCCTCCAAGCCTCCTCACAATGAAAGCTTTGGTAAAGCCACCCCAGCACACAGAACTCAGTACAGTTGCGTGGGTTCTGACAAGGAGGTGCTCTACAAATCTGGCAGATGCAGAAATCGAGCACAATGGGCCTGAAGGCAGCTGTGCCTGCTACCATGGTGGTCATGTTAGGACACGATAGTTGGTTTCATCAAAGTTGGCTGAATACTGTAACTAGGTCATCTATGACATGTGAGTAAGCCCATGAAATTAAAATAGCATCCATCAGTCACCTTACAGACAAGCTGGTTGGGTACCTCTTTCTGCTGATAAAATCGAGATTCTGAGAATCCGGACAGCACACCCCCTATGCTTTTAAAGGAATGAAATTAGGTGTGCAAGGGGCtacacccctttttttttttaattattattattttaatatagttaGCGTTAGATGAGTATGGATCCATTCACAACCCAGCAGGCTCAAAAACATCTAGCTGCAGGGTAGCACAGAGAAGGTTACCGTGTAACTACTTAAATCTTCACTTTATGTCTTGAATGTTTTGCAAGCTGCTCAGGTGCTAAGTAAAGATTTACTGCTAAGCAAGCATAAGCCTTCTGAGATAAAACTTCACAAGTTACATGGATAGACATTTCAACCACTGATAGGTATACATACCTTGCTATACTAAGCAGCTAAAGGTCTCAGCATATCTCCTGGAAGCACCTAAGATAGATAGCTAAATCAGGTAGTTTACCATGAGTTTTAGGATTCCTGAATATtctgagaaaaagaacaaaaaaattacacacacatCCCCCCCCAAGACTATCTTCATACAAAGACCGTGACTACTGTAACAAAAGCCTAGAACTTCAAGTGAAGTTCTAGCTAACATTTGCCTTGATACTTTTCAGATCAGTTCTTTCTTGCAAGCATCAGACATTCAAACACCAGCAGACACCCTTGTAGCTACAACATCAAGCTCGTTAGGCACTCAGACCTGAGTGGATTTAGGCCATCCTGACTGATTGTCTTCGTGAAGCATAAGAAGGAACAGAACTCATACACTGAGTAAGGCAGGATCTCTGCTCACCTTCAGCCGAGATCTAGAAGCTGCTGCAGTCTCTCACAAGGTCTAGGATTACATTTACTGACCATGAGAGTAAGAAAGATAAATATAACTTTTGCTCTCACTTGCATGGAAGGTATTTCCTAGCATATCTGCTGTTCTGCTTAGCAATTTCCTAAAGGATTCTGAAGTACCAGGAAAATCTGTTGAAATTAATGTCTACTTCAGTCAAAGATGTGGAAGGCATTGCTGGTGGCAGGTTAACTAAAAAAGAATAGGTCTCAAAGTCATCCTCTTATTCAAAGTTCCCTTTTGCTTCTTCCTAATACAAGTGACCGAGACAGTATCCAGTAACTACTAAGGAACAAGATAAAAGTTATTCACTGTGAATTACCACTATCTTAAAGGGATTTATTTCAACAAACATAACCACAGGTGATAAAAGTAAGTGAAAAGCAAATGCTTCATTTTGCCTTGCCTGGTTCCAGTAATGCCCAAATCAGTTTTGGAAGTCCTGAAAGTCAGTTTTGaaagagtgttttgttttgttttaaataaaccaaagatttctgctatggaaaaaaataatgtatacGTTTTTATGTTACGTTTATAACaaggcttttaaagaaaatagttaCAGGTATTCAACTGCATCAGacttcaaaagaagaaagattacacatacaatacaaaaatacaaaaaaatattttttagaactTACAAACTCAAAAGTCTAAGTGGTCAGAGCTttcctaaaataataataaaaaaaaaatacacttcaagATGCACTTTCCTTTCTGCACTCACAGGTTCAACTTTAGCATTAAGAAAGGTTTTAGAGGCAGGATGAAAGCAATTAACATATTGAATTCTATGACCAGTTCCAGGCTTAAATCAATTTAGTGGTCGACACTATCAGGtattttgagtttaaaaagaaccttatgtttgtttgggggggtgaAGATCGTGGTGTTGCTGTTGATAACTTTCTGTTTAACCAGTTCTGctagtaaaatgttttaaaaatatgtaatctAAATTAGACTGAAATTTAGACAGTCGTTACTAGGTTTGAAATCCTACAGCAGTATGTTCTCCAGTACGAAAGGTAGGAAATTAAACTGACCAGACTAATGTCATTGTTGAAAATTACTGCAAAAGGCAGACAGGTAGGAAAAGGttgagttttatttctgaagttgaCACTTGTTAGAAGCATGAGGACTGCAAATACAGTATCCTTCTTTAACCTGATAGTGTCCACTGAGGTCACAGGCATCaaggcattttgttttaaatggcaaGACAGGGAAAGTGCATCTCAGATTTTTCATACTTAAGCAGTGAGTTACTGATTTTTGGTGTGGCTTTTATTCCTTCTAGGcatagtaaagaaaaatatttcaaccaAATGTGAAGCTTAATGTACATTAGCTTGTCTTTTTGGTGGTGGCTTTTGTGTGCCACAAGGAAATGCTAACAAGCACTACTCAAGGCTAATGATTTAAGAGGAGCacactgaaaatactgatttaCCTTTGTAGTGAATATTCTTTACAGACTGTATCTAATATACAAACAAGGCCCATTCCCTTAGGGTGAAACAGGCCACAGAAGGTTACACATCCTACAtgaagttttaaacaaaattagaACTAAGTTACCAGAGCCACTCAGAGAAACATAATTCCTAGTTTGCAGAGACTTAACAAAAGGTgactgcagggaggaaaaaaaatccaggttctTATAATTTCCTGCATAAGTTTATATTCAAATGAATAGTCCAGTAACACTTCTAGCACAAGACAACGCTCACTCTCTTTAGCAGTATTCCTGGAAGTCAACTGTTTCTCCTGTTATGAAGAGGGAGCCAGAAGTGAGAATGCGAGAGCATTCCATGTTAACCTGATTAAAGAGACAGTAACCTTTTTCATCCACCTTAAtcactgaccaaaaaaaaaaaaaaaaaatcttaaaaaggtACCACTCCAATTTCTTTATTATCTGTAACCTTTTGAAACTAATCACATGGAACTACAAAATTAGCAAATGCCTTGAAATCTGTATACAAAACATAAATTACCTCTAATTTCAAACTCAGTTATTAGTGTACCACTCAAAATCTTAAAAAAGTGGCTCCAAAGATAGTCTTATACCattcttaaaaaaggaaactgttcCTTTAATGTtacaccctcccctccccccaaacaccCGACTCTCAATCCACATCATTTAGTTATTTTCTTGGTCATGGACATTTCCAAGATGAGATTTTATATTTCGTTCCCATAGCTTCTGGTTGTCAGAAAAACCATGCTTTCCTTTATTGAAGGAATTTGGTCCTGCTGAGGTTGGTGTATCCCTGTGAAAAGTAAAACAAGATCAGCTGAGAAAGTCAGTGCAACTATAGTAGTTTGTGCAACATGACACTGAAAACATCAATTTCAAGTCCAACCTGCACCAGAAACTACCACACATTTCTTTCCGTTACATCAGGAGTCCTCACTATTAGCAACTGTAATTTGGCCACAGAACTGATCTCTCTGTAGCACGTCAAGACAGAGCAATGAGATGGGGCAGCAGAGGAGGTGGGAATGGCAGTAGCTGCTGCCAGCTGTAAAGAATTTGTTGCAAGGGCTACAAAATTGAGGACCCAAATTTGCtactggtgaaaaaaacccactaaacaGTAGTAAGCCTCCAGAGGACTGACTTTAAAAGCAGTCTATCATgataaacatctttaaaatatataagtTAGGGATTAATTTTGAGCATAAGTGAAGCCTCCTCTGAAAATGTCCCTGTTTACTTTAGGATTAGGCCTATACTGTAATGCAATAATGAAACTGTACTACTTTCAACCTACAgctgaaacatttgaaaatatctgTATTAAAATCTTCTTGTTTCTGGAGAAAAACTTTTTGAACCTGTTCTACCTTCCTGTATTTCTAAATCATCCGCAAGATCTGACCTGTGCTGGAGGAGGTATTCTCACACACTCACCCTTCTCCAGACCTTAGTTAAAAGCTGACCTACCTTCCAATGTTCTTCATACGCATCTTGGCTTCTGGAGGCATTTCTTCTGGTTCACTCTACAGAGAGAAAGGAGGTTAGAGTGTGGCTGGGTGCTATCATCGGAACATTTCAAATGCCTGACAAGAAAAAGTATGGACTACAGCCCTACAGGAAAGCAAAGTGACTTAAAACAAAATAGAGGTTCTACAAGGTTatagaaagaaatacaaattcctTTGTTCACCTCTGTGTAAGAAGGAGCAGTAGcacaacaataaaatatttagcaAGCCAGAAGCAGCACAACTTTTCTTCGCCTCCCCTTTACTAAGCCCAGAGAAAGCAACCATTAATTCAAATTATATTGTGCATCTCATTTTCAGGGAAAAGTTATCAGCGCTTTAATGATTTCTTGAACCAACACAGAGCTACAAAGCTGTACATTCTTAAACAGAAACACAAGAGATATGCCTAACTAACCCACACCAATGGTACTTTAAGTTGTGTTGATCACTGACTTATTACTCACATCTTCATCTTcattgaaagctgctgctacggAAAGGGTTTTTGGAGCAAGGGTTGGAACAGGCTCTTTAGGCTTCTGAAAAAGACCAAATGCACAAGTAACTCTATTAACTTAAAAAAGCTACCCttggtattttaaatattttggtaaaCTGAAGTCAAACATCTTCACTGAAATGGGCAATgagggggaaaggtgtttttgtTTGAATCAAGCAGATAAGGTTTATCtctaatgaaaaaggaaaatggctgCTCATTTGTGCGAGATACACTCTGAAAAGCTAGCCGAGCCCTCTCATATTACAATTCCCCACAAGCAAGCCTTAACTTTCTAGCACACTGCAGGGGTATGCAGCCCACTGGTGCATGACATGAACAATTAAATCAGAACCTGATTAAGTTGTGGTATTCAAAATTTACTATGTCACTGTTTCCATTATTCTTTTGGAGTATTCTGATCCATCAATGCCAGGAAGATGAGGAtgtttattttcttgtgttttaacAACGTGACAGCTTTCTGGCTTAACACAATTTAATACTTTAAAACTAGCATCAGTGTGTATCACACAGTCCAATTAATATAAGGCtcctttaaaaagtattattttgatTTCCAGTAAATACCTAAAGTGTAAGAAGCTCTCAAACTCACAACTGTTACATGTAATATAGCAAAGATATCGAAAGTAACTTTAAGACCACTAAGAAAGCATTGAGTCATCAGTAACAGTTTGCTTCTACAGTACTACCAATTATCTAAATCAATCATATACAGTGCTTCCTCCATTTTTACTTTATTGGTGATTATTTCATATACACTCATAGTTTTGAAGCTGATATTGCAGCAGAGTCCTTATGTGACTGTCTACAGCTATTCCTCACCAATAGTGTATAACATATAAATACTGTGccattttttaaagcatcagctCCACAGGAACAGGTAACATACTAAGGGAGTAAAAATGACTAAGAAGAAACAGGGTAAGTTTCAGCACTGTCCAATCTGGTGCACTGTCAGTCACCCACCAAATTCAGTCAGCCAGAAATCCTAAGCCAAATTTATTGCCACTGGGAGTATCTTTCTACATGAGAAATCGGAGCTTGCTAGTGCCTCAGAGAAGGCAGCTTTGTCAATTTTTCCAAAGTCTGAGCTGACCTGATTGCATTTATACCCTAGAATGCTGCCAGCTCACATCTCCTTCCCATCTCAAAATAACAGAGCACTCTTTTCATCTTTTGCAGATCTGTAAAATGCTGGCATTGCAGGTGCAAGGCTTTCGTGATTACAGTTTGAATTTAATCCAGACAAGGATTTATAATGTGTCCACCACAGTGGTACGTGGGAAGTGTAAATGAACAGTATTAAATAGAGAGGCAGCATCTGGCTTGTCCTTGCACAAGCTAGTAGAGGACTACTTTGGTAGTAAAGAGAAGCATCAGACTCACATCTGAACAAGCACAAGGATACCTTGTACTGGACAATAAAGGGGATCAGAATTCTTAGAAACCAAGTAATGAAGCCTCAAATCTTGCATATAGTATAAATGAATCATGCTGACCTTGCAAAGAACAAGCGAAGTCATGAAAAATAAACTATACTTCACCATGCTAAAATAAGGTCTTTGGAGTGAAAGACAACCTATTAAGCCATCTAGGAGAAGTATTTGCTTTCTTGTAGCTTTAAGCATCCTATGCAATGAAGCTCAACAGCACTCATTTCAAAGCAGCCTGAACAGCTTAACAAGTCTGCTCATTTCCCTCAGGAAATTATTCCAGACTTATCAAATCTCATTACAAAATTATTCTGTATGTTCAAAGATCTACAGTTCATTTCAATCAAGTCTTATGCTTCCTGAGACAACTGACCTGGTATTAATCACCTTGAAGTACTTACACATGCACAACTAGCTGGCCCTGCAATGCTTTCTTAATCTTTTCCAAGGTACCCTCACGTAATTCAaggctttccttctgcaaggAAGCCTCCCCAAAGTACTTCCCCCTTTGCCTCACTTTCCCTAAAATTAAAAGCCCTCAGACAACTTACATTTGCTCCTAGTTTGATGGATATTGCAGATGCCTTCTTTGCTGTCTGACTGCCTATGGAAAATCCAAACTTGGACATTTTGGCAGGAGCAGGCTTTGTGGTGAAGTCTTCAGCTTCTTCATTAGCTGCCCGTTTCTCTGCGCTGCGACTCGAACTTTCTCCTCCATTACTGGAAGAAACAGTCTTAGTTTTCACAggtttttctgcctcttcttcagGTCCTGGTGAAGTCGAAACAACTTACCAAGATGAGCTATTTTTACTGAGCAGATTGATGGGAGCAGCAACCTCAAAAAGCATTATACTTTGGGTGCAATAGGTAAGGTGTTTTTAGTGACAGCAGTTTCCACCAATGTACATTTAGTGGACAGCAAAACACAAAGAGGAGAAGAAACTGCAAGCACTCCACTACTTGTAAAGAACTTCTTGTGTATGAGCCAGGAAAACAATCTTGAAGCACCATCTCTTTATTTAGTATGGAAGTCAAAGTTCATGTAGTAAATTAAATGTAGATGACTAAACCTTTTTAGGGTTTAAGTTGCCATAGATAAACTTTCATAACTGGAATCTCAATTCCAAATCTAGAGTAGATAATCTAAGTTAAAATTAATTCTACTAAATTTCTACAAAAACATGTCCATGCCAGTCTCTAGGCTTGTCTGGCACAACTCTAAAATCATGGAAGTGACTACAGTGAGGCCGGCTGTCTCAATCATGTTTCAAGTCACTGCTTGTCCGCATCTCATCTGTAATAAATCTGCCAAGCTCTGCTTGAGGAAGGAATCAGCACtagaaaaacatatatatatatttcaccttttctggttttgtataaAGTCATGGAAAACATAGCAGCTGAACAATGATCCACAGAGAAAAAACACTCAAATCACATTTTCATTCCTATACACTTGGCTTCTTCAGCTACACCAAGAGACAAAGGTGTCCTTGGAAAACTCATACTGAACATAGTAAATGCTtcagcaaaaatacatttctctgctgctgcaatAAGCAAATCACTGcagtagcagaaggaaaaaaaaaaacccaacccacgcATTGGGGAATGGACAGGGCAGTGCTCATACTATCAGTCTAAGAAAAACTGGAGTTAGCACCAGTTCCTTGTTATATCAAGTGGAGAACAGGACTCTCCACGCACAGCAAATTCAGACCATCAGGGAAGAAAGCTCTTTGCACTGCTCTCTAACAGCAGAAAGCCATTAAGTAAGACAGAGCAATGGGAGAGAAGCTAGTCTGAACCAGGGGTCAACAAGATTGTAgctctaaggaaaaaaaggtagcaaACAAcatcaggagaaagaaaaattaggGATACcatctatatatatttttctgctatttccCAAATCATAAGCAGCAGAATATACCCTTTCTACCCCACTCTTCTACCTATCAAGATAATAAGTGATTAGAACAAAAACTGATTTATTATTCACCTTTGGAAACATGGCaaatcacacaaaaaaacccctaagaacTTTAATCAatttcactgtattaaaaaatggTACTAATCTGCACCGCTAGAAATATGACACAGAAAATATAGCTATAAAAgtgaacaaacaaaggaggaaagagaaacaagcaaaatTTACACAAGTGACCTTGGGTACTGGTTGCTGTCTTGGCACAGTTTCCCAAACAGCAGTCTGCAAGGCTATGAGAAGCTCTTTACAGCTTGTCCACGAAATCACATTAAACTGAATATTCAATTACAAGCCCGGTCTTGGTACACTAGAGACTGTAAGGTGATTCAAGGGTAGGTAGAAGATTCATTTGCCTTAACTGTTGGAACCGTGGGCCTAAAAGTCGTCTTTTTCATAAGATACAAAATCCACAGCAGCCCAAATCTCAGGGCACACTGGACCAGTCCAGGTTCCTAAGATAATGCTAGCTTGAAGCTAATTACACTGCAGCTTGCTTCTTTGACTGCAAATTCTAGAATATTGCTAAGCACAAGATGAAGCCTAACACAATCTACCCACATCTGTTTTCTCACCAAAATATTAAACAGCTTCTCTCTCAAAATTAGCTCCTATCACCACTACATTCTGAATGTTACTCCTACTAGGCTCCACTTAGGATGAACTGTAGACTGCTAAAAGAAATACTCTTACTTGCTGAAGGAGCTAGAATGGGCATAGGACAATTGGGGTAGGTAGAGAGGGAGTCATTGTGCTGTTCTATTTCTGCAGGAGACAGAAATGCACAAGTATATTATCCATTAAACAGGTCTCTCCCATCTCCCATGGCaatgcatatatattttctaGAGGTGTCAAGGAGGTCATACTTCACCTATGGAAACCACCAGTACTGTTTCAAAAACTAGTCTGACCAgcactcttttcacagatcacaGTAACAAAAAGCTGTCCCACTTCACAGATGAGTTTTTCTCATGAATATCAACTTCCACTATATAGGTGGTTTAAGTGACAAGAGTAACAGTGCTAGCTGCACAGCATTTCAGGATCTCTTGCCCCTGGGAGTGTGACCACTGGTGGTGGCGGGAACAAACCAGTCACAACTAATTTAACTTTAAGGTAAACCCCACTGATCTTGGCAAAAGCTAAAGACTCTAAATTGCTTCCAAAAATCATCAGGGAGTAACTATCTTTCCTTAGGGCCAATGTACCGTAACTCATTAAGAACACATTTCAGCAAACCAAACAGTACACAAGACGGTATCGATAACTGACATACTGTTGCTGTCCAGTTACTGCATTactaacacaaaaaaaaccccaaacccaaccaaccaaaaaaacccccaaaaccaaccacccccaaaaccaaaccaaccaaacaacagaGAACCAAGAGTCAAGGAACTACCTAAAATCAAGTATTAACGTTCATATTTTAGTGGTTATCACAAATAACATTCACTGTTGAGGCTATCCTAATGGGTTTACAAGCTTGATTTAATCTTTCAACAGATCAAAGAAATGTCCTCTGCCTACAGATACACTTAAACCCCCAAAACAGGAAAGGGAAGCTTTATCTTTCCAAAGATGCCATCTTCTAAGTTTTAAGTcgggggaagaaagaaggaaagaaacatgaTTAAAAATTTTAGGAGAACTGATAGTAAGTAGTACAGAAGATGACAGGAATATCCAGTCATAAtataaataatagaaaagcaaacagaacactTGCAGATTGCTGCCAAGCAAAAAACCCAGGATGCTTAAAGCAGCAGATAAGGAATATTCACTGtacctatttttaaaaggcacCCCAGCCGTTAAAAGCTAATCTTTAAGGTGCTGTCTTCATCCTTGCCAGCAGCAACAGTCAAATTTCTCTCAATACACGGCAGAAGTATTCCGTATATTTTTTACGGAGAGAGAAACAACGCATTTACGTGGACAAGGAAAagccattagattttttttaaaaagctcctgTAAGGCTGAGGCTAATCCTCGGGCGTGAGGACAGCGGGCCCAGACCTCGGCCTCTCCTCCACGCAGCCTCCTCAGGCCCGGGCCGCCCCCTCTCCCCGCAGGGCCGGGCAccgcacggcccggcccggccgggcgggggcgTCACCCCTGGAACCCCCCACCCCTGGGGGACCGGCCCGggccccctgcccaccccgcaGCTACGCGGCGAGAGGCGCTACATGTTCACCTCCTCCGGGCTGCGGCCGCTTCGCCTTCTCCCCCTCAGCTCTGCCGTCCGCCATTTtcccccgcctccgcctcccgTGCCGCGCacgcgcgccgcccc includes:
- the PCNP gene encoding PEST proteolytic signal-containing nuclear protein, which gives rise to MADGRAEGEKAKRPQPGGGPEEEAEKPVKTKTVSSSNGGESSSRSAEKRAANEEAEDFTTKPAPAKMSKFGFSIGSQTAKKASAISIKLGANKPKEPVPTLAPKTLSVAAAFNEDEDSEPEEMPPEAKMRMKNIGRDTPTSAGPNSFNKGKHGFSDNQKLWERNIKSHLGNVHDQENN